One Arcobacter sp. F2176 genomic region harbors:
- the ccrA gene encoding crotonyl-CoA carboxylase/reductase, which yields MSETKKIIEMIENDNTTQKDYENIKLPSSMNALVTLKEEENIFGEMETEDKDISKTLHYKEVTIPEVGDDEVLIAVMASGVNHNTVWSATFEPLPTFNFLSHYAKSNPKNKKHNLTYHILGSDAAGVIVKLGTKVHDNWKLGDRVVICPAVTSNTNPQSYKDSMSDPNTKAWGYETNFGGLAEFCLVKSTQLMKKPEHLSWEEAASLSLVSSTAYRMLVSQHGAEMKQGDNVLVWGGAGGMGAMGIQYVLNGGGRPIAVVSSEKKAELVKKLGCEYVVNRAKKNFNFFKEDGSINKRHLIAFKSTVERLIDKESADIVFEHTGRETFGASVFVAKSGGKIVTCGSTTGYEHTFDNRYLWMYVKSIIGSHGANIYEAYNANRLSCLGKINPILSEVYTLENSIEGCIKVKNNQHIGKVGILCLSPKEGLGIKDHELRQKVGEDKINIFRNLKNK from the coding sequence ATGTCAGAAACAAAAAAAATAATAGAAATGATTGAAAATGATAATACAACGCAAAAAGATTATGAAAATATAAAATTACCCAGTTCAATGAATGCTTTAGTAACCTTAAAAGAAGAAGAGAATATTTTTGGGGAAATGGAAACTGAAGATAAAGATATTTCAAAAACATTACATTACAAAGAAGTAACTATTCCTGAAGTTGGAGATGATGAAGTATTAATTGCTGTTATGGCTTCTGGAGTTAATCATAACACAGTATGGTCTGCAACTTTTGAGCCATTGCCAACTTTTAATTTTTTATCCCACTATGCTAAATCAAATCCAAAAAATAAAAAACATAACTTAACTTATCATATATTAGGAAGTGATGCAGCAGGAGTTATTGTAAAACTTGGAACTAAAGTTCATGATAATTGGAAATTAGGAGACAGAGTTGTTATTTGCCCAGCAGTTACTTCTAATACAAACCCTCAGTCTTATAAAGATTCGATGTCAGATCCAAACACAAAAGCTTGGGGATATGAAACAAATTTTGGTGGATTAGCAGAATTTTGTTTAGTTAAATCTACCCAGCTAATGAAAAAACCAGAACACTTAAGTTGGGAAGAAGCAGCATCATTATCTCTTGTTTCAAGTACGGCATATAGAATGTTAGTTTCGCAACATGGTGCAGAGATGAAACAAGGGGATAATGTCCTAGTTTGGGGAGGTGCAGGAGGAATGGGTGCAATGGGTATTCAATATGTACTAAATGGTGGAGGAAGACCTATTGCAGTTGTTTCTAGTGAAAAAAAAGCAGAATTAGTAAAAAAGCTAGGTTGTGAATATGTTGTAAATAGAGCAAAGAAAAATTTTAATTTCTTTAAAGAAGATGGAAGTATTAATAAAAGGCATCTTATTGCATTTAAAAGTACAGTTGAACGCTTAATAGATAAAGAATCTGCTGATATTGTTTTTGAACATACAGGTAGAGAGACTTTTGGAGCAAGCGTTTTTGTTGCTAAAAGTGGAGGAAAAATTGTCACGTGCGGTTCTACTACAGGATATGAGCACACATTTGATAATCGTTATTTATGGATGTATGTAAAATCTATCATAGGTTCTCATGGAGCTAATATCTATGAAGCTTATAATGCTAATAGATTATCATGCTTAGGGAAAATAAATCCTATATTATCAGAAGTGTATACCCTTGAAAACTCTATTGAAGGTTGCATAAAAGTTAAAAACAATCAACATATTGGGAAAGTTGGTATTTTATGCTTATCTCCCAAAGAAGGATTAGGTATCAAAGACCATGAATTACGTCAAAAAGTAGGTGAAGATAAAATTAATATCTTTAGAAACTTAAAAAATAAGTAA
- a CDS encoding 4'-phosphopantetheinyl transferase superfamily protein produces MENLMVPLFNNNVHIWKIEIDKISEDIYKYSELLTPDELNRANKYRISNKKKAYITTRITLKILLKYYLDNDSYSITLYKNNYGKIYIKGSNLYFNISHSTDMSIITFSRNNEIGIDLENMNCDSNIIDISTRYFTKRERLWIKNLALEKQKEAFIYCWVRKEAYIKALGLGLSIPLDSFHVIPQNTKEIPIDNFQIKEWFLYPLNISTQYLGAMCIQSPNVTMSYFDAYNLYK; encoded by the coding sequence ATGGAAAACCTTATGGTTCCTTTATTTAATAATAATGTACATATTTGGAAAATAGAAATAGATAAAATATCTGAAGATATTTATAAATATAGTGAATTATTAACTCCCGATGAATTAAATCGTGCTAATAAATATCGAATTAGCAATAAAAAAAAAGCATACATTACTACAAGGATAACGCTAAAAATACTACTTAAGTATTACCTTGATAATGATTCATATTCAATTACTTTATATAAAAATAATTATGGCAAGATATATATAAAAGGAAGCAACCTTTATTTTAATATAAGTCATAGTACAGATATGTCTATAATCACATTTTCAAGAAATAATGAGATTGGAATTGATTTGGAAAATATGAATTGTGATAGCAATATCATAGATATTTCAACAAGATATTTTACAAAAAGAGAAAGACTTTGGATAAAAAACCTAGCCCTAGAGAAGCAAAAAGAGGCTTTTATTTACTGTTGGGTGAGAAAAGAAGCTTATATTAAAGCATTGGGCTTAGGACTTAGTATTCCCCTTGATAGTTTTCATGTTATTCCTCAAAATACTAAAGAAATACCTATTGATAATTTTCAAATAAAAGAATGGTTTTTGTATCCTTTAAATATATCAACACAGTACTTAGGAGCTATGTGTATTCAAAGTCCTAATGTAACTATGTCATATTTTGATGCTTATAATTTATATAAATAA
- a CDS encoding TonB-dependent receptor has protein sequence MKIKELMILSVLSLATATTLYGEGSAQEMDNITVTANKVEENIQDVPQSITVISGEILEERGIKTIVDVINEIPNMTSIPDRGVKVNFRGLNASLFTENNPIVVYVDGIPTSFKRAFTASLENVERIEVLRGPQGTLYGKDAIGGVINIITKKPTNETSGNIGFEYGSDNYKRTTFNINTPIIDNKLFFNLNGEITSTDGWINNKYKNDKKAAKEDDKSFGTSLYYKVTDNLSTKLVLKKEKIKNYGFKGYGIVGSTNFGEFKRNNAENTSFEEPMLEKNDIDSQSIDIKYEADNYILDAVTVHRKTSLKGNYDADFTNGTILDGSNLFNDASSDTYSQELRLSNKETDGIRWVAGLYLDKEEKNKDAYGSETVMGGVNFGKTNTVSSIDSTTQAVFGQAMIPLNKQLKLTLGGRYQKIKREIDLNGFSNTTKNNEYNDKRSWNVFIPKVALDYKINENFSPYVSVSKGYMPGGFNVLARNSKKEDNRFEPERSTNYEIGIKGSVGDFMFTAAIFRMDIKDIHINRQETVGATTNYYTDNADKAHSEGIEFDFRYFPTDRIEVSGALGFIKTKYDSYVAGDNDFSGKEIETTPSHTANLSVAYYHPNGFYARTDVRNQGSMSFYDDAHKTFPKEDGYTLVDVKVGYKFSDWDIYVYGKNLTDEKYINTYEANSLFTMATFGDPRFFGIGARYRF, from the coding sequence ATGAAAATAAAAGAACTGATGATCCTATCTGTATTATCTTTGGCAACAGCAACTACTCTTTATGGTGAAGGTTCAGCTCAAGAGATGGATAATATAACTGTAACAGCAAATAAAGTAGAAGAAAATATTCAAGATGTTCCTCAAAGTATAACTGTCATAAGCGGAGAAATACTAGAAGAAAGAGGTATAAAGACAATTGTAGATGTGATAAATGAGATACCAAATATGACATCTATACCTGATCGTGGTGTTAAGGTGAACTTTAGAGGATTAAATGCTTCTTTATTTACTGAAAATAATCCTATTGTAGTTTATGTTGATGGAATTCCTACTTCATTCAAGCGTGCTTTTACAGCTTCTTTAGAAAATGTTGAGAGAATAGAAGTTTTAAGGGGACCACAAGGAACTCTTTATGGAAAAGATGCCATAGGTGGAGTTATAAATATCATAACAAAAAAACCTACTAATGAAACAAGTGGAAACATAGGCTTTGAATATGGTAGTGATAATTATAAAAGAACAACATTTAATATAAATACACCAATAATTGATAATAAGCTTTTTTTTAATCTTAATGGTGAAATTACTTCAACAGATGGTTGGATAAATAATAAATATAAAAATGATAAAAAAGCGGCTAAAGAAGATGATAAAAGTTTTGGTACATCTTTGTATTATAAAGTAACAGATAATCTTTCAACAAAATTAGTATTAAAAAAAGAAAAAATTAAAAACTATGGATTTAAAGGTTATGGAATAGTGGGTAGTACTAATTTTGGTGAATTTAAAAGAAATAATGCTGAAAATACTAGTTTTGAAGAACCAATGCTTGAAAAGAATGATATTGATTCTCAAAGTATTGATATTAAATACGAAGCAGATAATTATATTCTTGATGCTGTTACAGTACACAGAAAAACTAGTTTAAAAGGTAATTATGATGCTGACTTTACAAATGGAACCATTTTAGATGGTTCTAATTTATTTAATGATGCCTCTTCTGATACATATTCTCAAGAATTAAGACTGTCTAATAAAGAAACTGATGGTATTCGTTGGGTTGCTGGATTATATTTAGATAAAGAAGAAAAAAATAAAGATGCATATGGAAGTGAAACAGTAATGGGTGGTGTTAACTTTGGAAAGACTAATACTGTTTCTTCTATTGATAGTACTACTCAAGCTGTTTTTGGACAAGCAATGATTCCTTTAAATAAACAATTGAAATTAACTCTTGGTGGTAGGTATCAGAAAATCAAAAGAGAAATTGACTTGAATGGCTTTTCAAATACTACTAAAAATAATGAATATAATGATAAAAGAAGTTGGAATGTATTTATTCCCAAAGTTGCTTTAGATTATAAAATAAATGAAAATTTTTCTCCTTATGTATCTGTTTCTAAAGGTTATATGCCAGGAGGATTTAATGTATTAGCTAGAAATTCTAAAAAAGAGGATAATAGATTTGAACCAGAAAGATCTACAAATTATGAAATAGGTATTAAAGGGTCAGTAGGTGATTTTATGTTTACTGCTGCAATATTTAGAATGGATATAAAAGATATTCATATTAATAGACAAGAAACGGTTGGTGCCACAACTAATTATTATACCGACAATGCTGATAAAGCACATTCAGAAGGTATCGAATTTGACTTTAGATATTTTCCTACAGATAGGATAGAAGTAAGTGGGGCACTTGGTTTTATAAAAACAAAATATGATTCTTATGTTGCTGGAGATAATGATTTTAGTGGTAAAGAAATAGAAACTACACCTAGTCATACAGCAAATTTAAGTGTAGCTTATTATCATCCCAATGGATTTTATGCCCGTACAGATGTGAGAAATCAAGGTTCAATGTCATTTTATGATGATGCCCATAAAACTTTTCCTAAAGAAGATGGTTATACTTTAGTTGATGTTAAAGTAGGATATAAATTTTCTGATTGGGATATTTATGTATATGGTAAAAATTTAACAGATGAAAAATATATTAATACTTATGAAGCAAATAGTTTATTTACAATGGCAACATTTGGTGACCCAAGGTTTTTTGGGATAGGTGCTAGATATAGATTTTAA
- a CDS encoding outer membrane lipoprotein-sorting protein: MIKKIILASLFISQVFALTPFEVATNVKKSSDGYGSSKSILEMVLIDQAKNKSKRIMESISFENKNHYGINGDKSLMEFKTPLDVKGTKFLTHEKINKNNNQWLYLPALKRIKRITSKNKSGSFMGSEFSYEDISSREPSKYTYSTRTEDSKIGNIDVYKYERYPKDKNSGYSKQILFVDKTKFVILKVEFFDKKNELLKTAKYTYRKIKNIYRVAKIQMSNHQNLKSTTLIYVKDDIKLNLDEKLFSKRYLKD, from the coding sequence ATGATTAAAAAAATAATACTAGCATCTCTTTTTATTTCACAAGTTTTTGCCCTCACACCTTTTGAAGTAGCAACAAATGTTAAAAAAAGTTCGGATGGATATGGAAGTTCAAAAAGCATATTAGAGATGGTTTTAATAGATCAAGCTAAAAATAAATCAAAAAGAATAATGGAATCAATCTCTTTTGAAAATAAAAATCATTATGGCATAAATGGAGATAAATCATTAATGGAATTTAAAACACCATTAGATGTAAAAGGTACAAAATTCTTAACCCATGAAAAAATAAATAAAAATAACAACCAATGGTTATATCTACCTGCACTAAAACGTATAAAACGTATAACTAGTAAAAATAAAAGTGGTTCTTTTATGGGAAGTGAATTTTCTTATGAAGATATATCTTCAAGGGAACCTTCAAAATATACTTATTCTACTAGAACAGAAGATAGTAAGATAGGTAATATAGACGTTTATAAATATGAAAGATACCCTAAAGATAAAAATTCAGGATATTCAAAACAAATACTTTTTGTGGATAAGACTAAATTTGTAATTTTAAAAGTAGAGTTTTTTGATAAAAAAAATGAACTTCTCAAAACTGCAAAATATACTTATAGAAAAATTAAAAATATATATAGAGTTGCCAAAATACAAATGAGTAATCATCAAAACTTAAAATCTACTACTTTAATTTATGTAAAAGATGACATCAAATTAAATCTAGATGAAAAGCTTTTTTCAAAAAGATACTTAAAAGACTAA
- a CDS encoding RND family transporter, with protein sequence MNKKEKLAHNIIKYRWSIAILIPILIIIIFALNIHKAGVETDWKIWFDKDSKVMKNFTHFKETFGSDDRIMIVLSDKNSIFKKDILKNIKTITESLWQTKLIARVDSITNYQYSHVSKEDEDEIIVEDFIDNIYSLTKKDLEEKKEIAISDPQTKNLLISADGKSAIIIARIVYKENIKANDYITLYNASKKLIEENKIKGVEYHIVGVPAFTDAFINAIKSNFIMFMPLLFICIVVLLALIFRNIWAVVLPLTIVILTILFIAGFSFGLGYKLNTLTSMFPIFVIAIGIADSIHIFWVWIHKRKEGLNNEESIVFSINKNFTPALITSLTTFVGFLSLGVSKIIPLQAFGIVVASGAIIAFILSILFLPAMLSILNPKIKEQKQKVYKTHERIKSYTNFVVKNDKAIIISCLIVISICFIGLKDTTIDTDFLKQFSKTTDIRKSTDFVEKNIGGTISMEIIIDSKKASGINKPDFMKDVEKFKIEFKNHFSKVRHINSITDVVKKYNQLMNGNKKEFYKIPDSKELISQYLLLYSLSLPQGMGINDMMDTKNRYLRLTSMNNLASEQEKLKMYRWTEDWWKQNSKYSATLEGLTLVTAHMKIELTNTMIKSVLLALLFVTLIFWFTFKSKFYMLISAVPNIAPLLIAMGITGWIGINMDLGMAIVFVIIIGIAIDDTVHFLSKYKDAISKGYTTRDAIEKALLLSGSAIVITTVILVTALGIFLLSDFTIYSNFGFVSSIALFCAMILDLLLLPASLSYMSKIK encoded by the coding sequence ATGAATAAAAAAGAAAAACTTGCACATAATATTATAAAATATAGATGGTCAATAGCTATTTTGATTCCTATTCTTATAATAATTATTTTTGCGTTAAATATACATAAAGCAGGAGTTGAAACAGATTGGAAAATATGGTTTGATAAAGATTCAAAAGTTATGAAAAACTTTACACACTTTAAAGAAACTTTTGGTTCAGATGATAGAATTATGATAGTATTAAGTGATAAAAATAGTATCTTTAAAAAAGATATATTAAAAAACATAAAAACTATTACAGAGAGTTTATGGCAGACAAAACTTATAGCAAGAGTTGATTCTATTACAAACTATCAATACTCTCATGTAAGTAAAGAAGATGAAGATGAGATAATTGTTGAAGACTTCATTGATAATATTTATTCTCTAACAAAAAAAGATTTAGAAGAAAAAAAAGAAATAGCAATAAGCGATCCACAAACAAAAAACTTATTAATCTCAGCTGATGGAAAATCTGCAATCATAATCGCAAGAATAGTTTACAAAGAAAATATAAAAGCAAATGATTATATAACTTTATATAATGCTTCAAAAAAACTTATTGAAGAAAATAAAATCAAAGGTGTTGAATACCATATAGTAGGTGTACCGGCTTTTACAGATGCTTTTATCAATGCCATTAAATCAAATTTTATAATGTTTATGCCACTTTTATTTATTTGTATTGTCGTTCTACTTGCATTGATTTTTAGAAATATTTGGGCTGTAGTTTTACCCCTAACTATAGTTATTTTAACTATTCTTTTTATTGCTGGATTCTCTTTTGGTTTAGGATATAAACTAAATACACTAACTTCTATGTTTCCTATTTTTGTTATAGCTATAGGAATAGCTGACTCCATACATATTTTTTGGGTTTGGATACATAAAAGAAAAGAAGGTTTAAACAATGAAGAAAGTATAGTCTTTTCTATAAATAAAAACTTTACTCCTGCCTTAATCACCTCTCTTACAACTTTTGTAGGATTTTTGTCACTAGGAGTAAGTAAAATAATTCCACTTCAAGCCTTCGGTATAGTTGTAGCTTCAGGAGCTATTATTGCATTTATATTAAGTATTTTATTTTTACCTGCCATGTTAAGCATACTAAACCCTAAGATAAAAGAACAAAAACAAAAAGTTTATAAAACACATGAACGAATAAAATCATATACTAATTTTGTAGTAAAAAATGATAAAGCTATCATAATATCGTGTCTTATAGTTATTAGTATTTGTTTTATAGGACTAAAAGACACTACTATTGATACAGATTTTCTAAAACAATTTTCTAAAACAACAGATATAAGAAAAAGTACTGATTTTGTGGAAAAAAATATAGGTGGAACTATCTCTATGGAAATTATAATAGATAGTAAAAAAGCTTCAGGTATAAATAAACCTGACTTTATGAAAGATGTCGAAAAATTCAAAATTGAATTCAAAAATCACTTTTCAAAAGTAAGACATATAAATTCTATAACTGATGTAGTAAAAAAATACAATCAACTTATGAATGGAAATAAAAAAGAATTTTATAAAATACCTGATTCTAAAGAACTAATTTCCCAATATTTACTTTTATATTCATTATCTCTTCCACAAGGAATGGGAATAAATGATATGATGGATACAAAAAACAGATACTTAAGACTAACCTCTATGAACAACCTTGCAAGTGAACAAGAAAAACTCAAAATGTATAGATGGACTGAAGACTGGTGGAAACAAAACAGTAAATATTCTGCAACCCTAGAAGGATTGACTTTAGTTACAGCACATATGAAAATTGAGCTTACAAATACTATGATTAAATCCGTATTACTTGCACTTTTATTCGTAACCTTGATTTTTTGGTTTACATTTAAATCAAAATTCTATATGTTAATCTCCGCCGTTCCAAATATAGCTCCACTTCTCATAGCAATGGGTATAACTGGATGGATAGGCATAAATATGGATTTAGGTATGGCTATAGTTTTTGTAATCATTATAGGAATTGCTATTGATGACACTGTTCATTTTCTCTCAAAATATAAAGATGCCATATCAAAAGGATATACAACCCGTGATGCCATAGAAAAAGCCTTACTTTTGAGCGGAAGTGCTATAGTGATTACTACGGTTATATTAGTTACTGCATTGGGAATATTTTTATTAAGCGATTTCACTATTTATTCAAATTTTGGATTTGTAAGTAGTATTGCATTATTTTGTGCAATGATTTTGGATTTACTCCTACTTCCAGCAAGCTTAAGTTATATGAGTAAAATAAAATAA
- a CDS encoding glutamine--tRNA ligase/YqeY domain fusion protein has product MSEHKDFLRVKVEEDLKSGKYKEVVTRFPPEPNGFPHIGHAKSICINFGIARDFGGHCNLRMDDTDPTKEDTKYVEALKDAVKWLGFEWGETEYYTSDYFSKLYDYAVELIKMGKAYVDSLNEEEIREYRGTVTQAGKRSKYAQRSIEENLDLFERMKKGEFKDGEHILRAKIDMSAANMKMRDPLLYRIRHAHHYRAGDEWYVYPMYDFAHCLSDYTEGVTHSICTLEFENNRELYDWVLDNLNLTPPRPYQHEFARLGINYTVMSKRKLLELVEGKYVSGWDDPRMPTIAGYKRRGYTPESILNFCDQIGIAKANSMVDVSQLEFCIRDDLNQKVPRVMCVLDPIKVTIENYEGSESIEASYYPHDVPKEGSRKIPFSKELYIEREDFSENPQKDYNRLTLEQPVRLRHAYIITCKEVLKDANGDIIEIKAEYNADSKSGQDTSGIKVKSAIQWVDAKEAKQIEVRLYDRLYKNEAPEGLEDLNPNSLSIIKNALVEPAVITEKADERFQFERQGYFYADPIDYTDEKPVFNKIVGLKDSWAKKVKTTESTPKPAPKQEVKKEVVHGEAQALNEKEKALFDKYTTELKLNSEVANILARDEKLSSFYEEALSELNNPVAIANIVANEVAKELKEKQANELKFTAVQIAQLIKMVNEETISSKIAKQVFEEMCKSGENPAKIVEAKGLVQISDPSVILPIIDEIIAKNPDNVEKYKAGNTKLLGFFVGQVIKNTGGKANPQVVNELVAQKLK; this is encoded by the coding sequence ATGAGTGAGCACAAAGATTTTTTACGAGTCAAAGTTGAAGAAGACTTAAAGTCAGGCAAATACAAAGAAGTAGTTACCAGATTTCCCCCTGAGCCAAATGGCTTTCCACATATAGGACATGCTAAATCTATTTGTATAAATTTTGGGATTGCACGAGACTTTGGTGGTCACTGTAACCTTAGAATGGATGATACAGACCCTACAAAAGAAGATACAAAATATGTTGAGGCTCTAAAAGATGCTGTAAAATGGCTTGGTTTTGAATGGGGAGAAACAGAGTACTATACTTCTGATTATTTTTCTAAACTTTATGATTATGCAGTTGAACTTATTAAAATGGGTAAAGCTTATGTTGATAGCTTAAATGAAGAAGAGATAAGAGAATATCGTGGAACTGTCACACAAGCTGGTAAAAGAAGTAAATATGCACAGCGTTCTATTGAAGAAAACTTAGACCTTTTTGAAAGAATGAAAAAGGGTGAGTTCAAAGATGGAGAACATATCTTAAGAGCTAAGATTGATATGAGTGCAGCAAATATGAAAATGAGAGATCCACTTTTATACAGAATCAGACATGCTCACCATTATAGAGCAGGAGATGAATGGTATGTTTATCCTATGTATGATTTTGCTCATTGTCTGTCGGATTATACAGAAGGTGTTACTCACTCTATTTGTACCCTTGAATTTGAAAACAACCGTGAACTTTATGATTGGGTACTTGATAATCTTAACTTAACACCTCCAAGACCTTACCAACATGAGTTTGCAAGACTTGGTATCAACTATACAGTTATGAGTAAAAGAAAACTACTAGAACTAGTTGAAGGTAAATATGTAAGTGGTTGGGATGACCCTCGTATGCCTACAATTGCTGGATACAAAAGAAGAGGATATACACCTGAGTCTATTTTAAACTTTTGTGACCAAATAGGTATTGCCAAAGCAAACTCAATGGTTGATGTATCGCAACTTGAATTTTGTATTAGAGATGATTTGAACCAAAAAGTACCAAGAGTGATGTGTGTACTTGACCCAATAAAAGTTACCATTGAAAATTATGAAGGAAGTGAAAGCATTGAGGCTTCATACTATCCACATGATGTACCAAAAGAGGGTTCAAGAAAAATACCTTTTTCAAAAGAACTTTATATCGAAAGAGAAGACTTTTCTGAAAATCCACAAAAAGACTACAATCGTCTTACCCTAGAACAACCAGTAAGATTAAGACATGCTTATATCATCACTTGTAAAGAAGTCCTAAAAGATGCAAATGGAGATATCATAGAAATAAAAGCAGAGTATAATGCTGATTCTAAAAGTGGACAAGATACAAGTGGTATCAAAGTAAAAAGTGCAATACAATGGGTTGATGCAAAAGAGGCAAAACAAATCGAAGTAAGACTTTATGATAGATTATATAAAAATGAAGCACCAGAAGGATTAGAAGACTTAAATCCAAACTCTTTATCAATCATCAAAAATGCACTTGTGGAACCTGCTGTTATCACTGAAAAAGCAGATGAGAGATTTCAGTTCGAAAGACAAGGTTATTTTTACGCTGATCCTATTGATTATACTGATGAAAAACCAGTATTTAATAAAATAGTTGGACTAAAAGATTCTTGGGCAAAAAAAGTAAAAACAACTGAAAGTACACCAAAACCTGCACCTAAACAAGAAGTAAAAAAAGAAGTAGTACATGGTGAAGCCCAAGCTTTAAATGAAAAAGAAAAAGCACTATTTGATAAATATACGACTGAACTTAAACTAAATAGTGAAGTTGCAAATATCTTAGCAAGAGATGAAAAGCTTTCATCATTTTATGAAGAGGCATTATCAGAGCTGAATAACCCTGTTGCAATAGCAAATATTGTAGCAAATGAAGTAGCTAAAGAGTTAAAAGAAAAACAAGCAAATGAGTTAAAGTTTACAGCAGTCCAAATAGCACAACTTATTAAAATGGTAAATGAAGAAACTATTTCAAGTAAAATTGCAAAACAAGTATTTGAAGAGATGTGTAAATCAGGAGAGAATCCAGCAAAAATAGTTGAAGCAAAAGGACTAGTACAAATAAGTGACCCATCAGTAATCTTACCAATTATCGATGAAATAATTGCGAAAAATCCAGACAATGTTGAAAAATATAAAGCTGGTAATACAAAACTATTAGGCTTCTTTGTAGGACAAGTTATTAAAAATACTGGTGGGAAAGCAAATCCACAAGTTGTAAATGAACTTGTGGCACAGAAGTTGAAATAA
- a CDS encoding ATP-binding protein: MTIRKRLFISFCLILLIVAFIIGVFFYTIYNLNSINSQQKHRYDQLIRMEKLKEFSNSYSWIVLDIITDFDKIQIVKDRINKANELFENLSTQKTKIINNSESKEEERSLVLIFSYFETMQKSISEELYTLVLNKNTDFIAFNKKFEQVNMHSQKLLEEEIKYLQEELTQTQNKRDDFLDTIKLELVILFIVLFLLSSIISSKIINEIKDKLDKLNQGVLHLFKNDEKIIKVDIGRNNELSVITENLNSYLEKQANIIYSREELLRNISHELKTPITKGKFMLRKIKNKEDNQILKDINTIFYDIEKLTSKLLQREKLNFAVLKRSKFKVSSLILESLSKLSIENESNVTVNIKNDFNIEADFYYLTIALKNLISNAMKYAKEFPIIIESCDDGIYVKNIANELSNDLIYYIQPFTREPNQEEGHGLGLNIVNKILELHGFDLKYTHKDSYNIFKIILKN; encoded by the coding sequence ATGACAATTAGAAAACGATTATTTATATCATTTTGCTTAATCTTATTGATTGTTGCTTTTATTATTGGAGTGTTTTTTTATACAATTTATAATCTAAATAGCATCAATTCTCAACAAAAACATAGGTATGATCAATTAATAAGAATGGAAAAATTAAAAGAGTTTAGTAACTCTTATTCATGGATAGTACTTGATATTATAACTGACTTTGACAAAATACAAATAGTAAAGGATCGAATCAATAAAGCAAATGAACTCTTTGAAAATTTGAGTACTCAAAAAACTAAAATCATAAATAATTCTGAATCAAAAGAAGAAGAAAGAAGTTTAGTTTTGATTTTTTCATATTTTGAGACTATGCAAAAATCAATAAGTGAAGAATTATATACTTTAGTGCTTAATAAAAATACTGATTTTATTGCCTTTAATAAAAAGTTTGAACAAGTAAATATGCATAGTCAAAAACTACTTGAAGAAGAGATAAAATATTTACAAGAAGAATTAACTCAAACTCAAAATAAAAGAGATGACTTTTTAGATACTATAAAACTTGAATTAGTTATTTTATTTATTGTCTTATTTTTACTTAGTTCTATAATTTCTTCAAAGATTATAAATGAGATAAAAGATAAGCTTGATAAATTAAATCAAGGTGTTTTACATTTATTTAAAAATGATGAAAAAATTATAAAAGTAGACATTGGACGCAATAATGAGCTTAGTGTGATAACCGAAAATTTAAACTCATATTTAGAAAAACAAGCAAATATTATATATTCAAGAGAAGAGCTTTTACGAAATATTAGTCATGAATTAAAAACCCCAATTACGAAGGGAAAGTTCATGCTTCGAAAAATCAAAAATAAAGAAGATAATCAAATACTAAAAGATATAAATACAATCTTTTATGATATTGAAAAGCTTACAAGTAAACTCTTACAAAGGGAAAAACTAAACTTTGCAGTTTTAAAAAGAAGTAAATTTAAAGTGAGTTCTTTAATACTAGAATCTTTATCTAAACTCTCTATTGAAAATGAGTCAAATGTAACAGTAAATATTAAAAATGATTTTAATATTGAAGCAGATTTTTATTATCTAACTATTGCCCTTAAAAACTTGATTAGCAATGCTATGAAATATGCTAAAGAGTTTCCAATAATAATAGAAAGTTGTGATGATGGAATTTATGTAAAAAATATCGCAAATGAACTTTCAAATGATTTAATATATTACATCCAACCTTTCACAAGAGAGCCAAACCAAGAAGAAGGTCATGGCTTGGGCCTAAATATTGTAAATAAAATATTAGAGCTTCATGGATTTGATTTAAAATATACCCATAAAGACTCATATAATATATTTAAAATAATATTAAAAAATTAG